One window of Lysobacterales bacterium genomic DNA carries:
- a CDS encoding triacylglycerol lipase, whose product MIRTLLSRLLLVVALFGIAPLASAQSDYTKTRYPIVLVHGLLGFDSLFGVYDYWYGVPSDLRAGGAKVFIGSVSASNYTEVRGEQLIRDLVNLRAIYGYQKFNLIGHSHGGPTARYVASVRPDLVASVTSVGSPHTGSKVADALATTLPAGSPLRPLVAGFVDALSSLIGFLSGNSDPQYALGALASLSSSGSAAFNARHPQGLPSYRCGQGASSVNGVRYYSWGGTSVLTNVFDASDAMLGAGALFFGFEQNDGLVGQCSSHLGVVLRDDYGWNHLDEVNQIFGLRGLFASNPVSVIRTQANRLKSAGL is encoded by the coding sequence ATGATCCGCACACTGCTGTCCCGACTGTTGCTCGTCGTCGCCCTGTTCGGCATTGCGCCGCTGGCATCGGCGCAATCCGACTACACCAAGACGCGTTACCCGATCGTGCTGGTGCACGGCCTGCTCGGATTCGATTCGCTGTTCGGCGTCTACGACTACTGGTACGGCGTGCCGTCCGACCTGCGCGCCGGCGGCGCCAAGGTCTTCATCGGCAGCGTCTCGGCCTCGAACTACACCGAAGTACGCGGCGAACAACTGATCCGCGACCTGGTGAACCTGCGTGCCATCTACGGCTACCAGAAGTTCAACCTGATCGGGCACAGCCATGGCGGACCGACCGCGCGCTACGTCGCGTCGGTGCGTCCGGACCTGGTCGCCTCGGTCACCTCGGTCGGCTCGCCGCATACCGGCAGCAAGGTCGCCGATGCGCTCGCCACCACCTTGCCGGCCGGCTCGCCGTTGCGGCCGCTGGTCGCCGGTTTCGTCGATGCCTTGTCCAGCCTGATCGGCTTTCTCTCCGGCAACAGCGATCCGCAGTACGCGCTCGGCGCGCTGGCGTCGCTCTCGTCGTCCGGTTCCGCCGCCTTCAATGCCCGCCATCCGCAGGGCCTGCCGAGCTACCGCTGCGGCCAGGGCGCGAGCAGCGTGAACGGCGTGCGCTACTACTCGTGGGGTGGCACGTCGGTGCTGACCAATGTCTTTGATGCCAGCGACGCGATGCTGGGTGCCGGGGCCCTGTTCTTCGGTTTCGAGCAGAACGACGGACTGGTCGGGCAGTGCTCCTCGCACCTCGGCGTCGTGTTGCGCGACGACTACGGCTGGAACCACCTCGACGAGGTCAACCAGATCTTCGGTCTGCGCGGCTTGTTTGCGTCGAACCCGGTGTCGGTGATCCGCACGCAGGCGAACCGGCTGAAGTCCGCCGGACTGTGA
- a CDS encoding insulinase family protein has protein sequence MTKSILALLIGALIVPAANAADAPVMPKDLPAYAADKPLPVPDIAKRTLANGLTVWVVARDGMPRVDYVLAFKNAGLAADEATTPGFASTLAGLLSEGTDQRDSKHIAETAQSLGGGVGAFASNDGLVVSADALASNAGPMLGLLAEIVRHPSFPESEIALAKANALQGLKAAEAQPGFRAERAILKAVYGEHPYARTQNTEDGINAITRDKLVSAYKQRLRPDQTLLVIAGRIDADAAFKLAQDRFGDWQVEGKPAAATTASPVSATPSFVHLERSGSVQSALRIGRPAVPATDADYIPLRVASTILGGGFSSRLMQNLREDKGYTYGAGLGYRAQVAGGALIASADVRNDVTGAALGEFFAEYKRIGAEAVSAAELDMNKRYIAGGYLISNQLQGAVAGSLANNWLVGLPPEFLGEFVPKVRAVDAAQVQAIGQKYFAPEQQSIVVVGDAAVVAQLKDFGKFVDAK, from the coding sequence ATGACCAAGTCCATCCTTGCCCTGCTGATCGGCGCCCTGATCGTTCCTGCCGCAAACGCCGCCGATGCGCCGGTGATGCCGAAAGACCTGCCGGCCTACGCCGCCGACAAGCCGTTGCCGGTGCCTGACATCGCCAAGCGCACGCTCGCCAACGGCCTGACCGTGTGGGTGGTCGCCCGCGACGGCATGCCGCGCGTCGACTACGTGCTCGCGTTCAAGAACGCCGGCCTCGCCGCCGACGAAGCGACCACGCCGGGTTTCGCCTCGACGCTCGCGGGTCTGCTCAGCGAAGGCACCGACCAGCGTGATTCGAAACACATCGCCGAGACGGCGCAATCGTTGGGCGGCGGTGTCGGTGCATTCGCGAGCAATGACGGTCTCGTCGTCTCCGCCGATGCGCTCGCCAGCAATGCCGGGCCGATGCTCGGCCTGCTTGCCGAGATCGTGCGTCACCCCAGCTTTCCCGAGTCGGAGATCGCTCTCGCCAAGGCCAATGCGCTGCAGGGGCTGAAGGCGGCGGAAGCGCAGCCCGGCTTCCGCGCCGAGCGCGCCATCCTGAAAGCGGTGTATGGCGAGCATCCGTATGCGCGCACGCAGAACACCGAGGACGGCATCAACGCGATCACCCGCGACAAGTTGGTGTCGGCCTACAAGCAACGCCTGCGACCGGACCAGACCCTGCTGGTCATCGCCGGCCGCATTGATGCCGACGCCGCGTTCAAGCTCGCGCAGGATCGCTTCGGCGATTGGCAGGTCGAAGGGAAGCCCGCCGCTGCAACGACCGCTTCGCCGGTCAGCGCCACGCCCAGCTTCGTGCATCTGGAACGCAGCGGCAGCGTGCAATCGGCGCTGCGCATCGGCCGCCCTGCGGTGCCGGCGACCGATGCCGACTACATCCCGTTGCGGGTCGCCAGCACCATTCTCGGCGGCGGCTTCAGCAGCCGGCTGATGCAGAACCTGCGCGAGGACAAGGGTTATACCTACGGCGCCGGACTCGGCTATCGCGCCCAGGTCGCGGGTGGCGCCCTGATCGCCTCGGCCGACGTACGCAACGACGTCACCGGTGCCGCACTCGGCGAGTTCTTCGCCGAGTACAAGCGCATCGGCGCCGAGGCCGTGAGTGCCGCCGAGCTCGACATGAACAAGCGCTACATCGCCGGCGGTTACCTGATCAGCAACCAGTTGCAGGGTGCCGTCGCCGGCTCGCTGGCGAACAACTGGCTGGTCGGCCTGCCCCCCGAATTCCTCGGCGAGTTCGTGCCCAAGGTGCGTGCCGTCGACGCCGCGCAAGTCCAGGCGATCGGCCAGAAGTATTTCGCGCCGGAACAGCAGTCGATCGTCGTCGTCGGTGACGCCGCCGTGGTTGCGCAGCTCAAGGACTTCGGCAAGTTCGTCGACGCCAAGTGA
- a CDS encoding insulinase family protein encodes MSALRTPKFLPVLIGLSLSASTFAGDADRFDLPIAVKTLDNGLTVVVSEDHSAPVVGLSVVYKVGMRSEPKNRTGFAHLFEHLMFEGTPNAPEGTFDKVITGGGGRNNGSTRPDFTNYIEIAPVSALEPILWLEADRMTTLDFNEKTLKNQQDVVKEEIRVNVKNQPYGGFMWIDISQQAFAKWENNHDGYGSFVDLESAKLDDVRAFHRDYYGPNNAVLSLAGDVTPEQGFALAEKYFGKIARRDTPKRPDVDEPLNTAEKRITQSDALAQVPAVAIGYKIAERGSKDQAPMAVLADVLAGGDASRLYQGLVKGKTMALNIDSLFGLTGPFEYDGPTLLTLFALYKPDVKVEDVLAEMDAQIAQIVKDGVSDAELARVKTAMLADWNNSLESFLSRADTLAKYQALWGDAKVANQVPGWIQAVTSDDLKRVAAKYLTVANRTVIDRKPAAMLATDAEKK; translated from the coding sequence ATGTCCGCGTTGCGTACTCCCAAGTTCCTGCCCGTCTTGATCGGGCTGTCCCTCTCTGCCTCCACCTTCGCCGGCGATGCGGACCGTTTCGACCTGCCGATCGCGGTGAAGACGCTGGACAACGGCCTGACCGTCGTCGTCAGCGAAGACCACAGCGCGCCGGTGGTGGGCCTCAGCGTCGTCTACAAGGTCGGCATGCGCTCCGAGCCGAAGAACCGTACCGGCTTCGCGCACCTGTTCGAACACCTGATGTTCGAAGGCACGCCGAACGCGCCGGAAGGCACCTTCGACAAGGTCATCACCGGTGGCGGTGGCCGCAACAACGGCTCGACCCGCCCGGACTTCACCAACTACATCGAGATCGCGCCGGTGTCGGCGCTGGAACCGATCCTGTGGCTCGAAGCCGACCGCATGACCACACTCGACTTCAACGAGAAGACGCTGAAGAACCAGCAGGATGTGGTCAAGGAAGAGATCCGCGTCAACGTGAAGAACCAGCCCTACGGCGGTTTCATGTGGATCGACATCAGCCAGCAGGCGTTCGCGAAGTGGGAGAACAATCACGACGGCTATGGCAGCTTCGTCGACCTGGAAAGCGCCAAGCTCGACGACGTGCGCGCCTTCCATCGCGACTACTACGGTCCGAACAACGCGGTGCTGTCGCTGGCCGGCGACGTCACCCCGGAGCAAGGCTTCGCACTGGCCGAGAAGTACTTCGGCAAGATCGCCCGGCGCGATACCCCGAAACGTCCGGACGTGGACGAACCCCTGAACACCGCCGAGAAGCGCATCACCCAATCCGACGCGCTGGCGCAGGTACCGGCGGTGGCGATCGGCTACAAGATTGCCGAGCGCGGCAGCAAGGACCAGGCACCGATGGCGGTCCTCGCCGACGTGCTGGCCGGTGGCGATGCCTCGCGTCTGTACCAGGGGCTAGTGAAAGGCAAGACCATGGCCCTGAACATCGATTCGCTGTTCGGCCTCACCGGTCCGTTCGAATACGACGGCCCGACCTTGCTCACCCTGTTCGCGCTGTACAAGCCGGACGTCAAGGTCGAGGACGTGCTCGCCGAAATGGACGCGCAGATCGCGCAGATCGTGAAGGACGGCGTGTCCGATGCCGAACTGGCGCGCGTGAAGACGGCGATGCTGGCGGACTGGAACAACAGTCTGGAAAGTTTCCTGAGCCGAGCCGACACGCTCGCGAAATACCAGGCGCTGTGGGGCGATGCCAAGGTCGCGAACCAGGTGCCGGGCTGGATCCAGGCAGTAACCTCGGATGACCTGAAACGCGTCGCGGCGAAATACCTGACCGTCGCCAACCGTACCGTGATCGATCGCAAACCGGCGGCGATGCTCGCCACCGATGCCGAGAAGAAGTGA
- a CDS encoding NAD(P)-binding protein: MNALLVVGAGFSGAVLARELAEAGFDTHVIDQRDHVAGHCHSARDAETGVMEHVYGPHIFHTSNDAVWHYLQRFGEWMPFVNRVKARTARGIFSLPINLHTINQFFGTAMGPDEARAFVARLAARDIDVPANLEEQALKFIGRDLYEAFFRGYTIKQWGCDPTELPADILKRLPVRFNYDDNYYDSRHQALPKHGYTRVVENILDHPRVHVTLATPWDAAMQREFAHVFHSGAIDACFGFSEGRLGYRTMHWQRSVHDGDYQGTAIINCPTLDVPWTRVLEHRHLSPWASCERSLVTHEFSKETEAGDLPFYPKRLAADRELLARYVARVEAQRNMTFIGRLGTYRYLDMHQVIADALDLARDWCAAHARGAPRPLFSRPPL; this comes from the coding sequence ATGAACGCATTGCTGGTGGTCGGTGCCGGCTTTTCCGGTGCGGTGCTGGCCCGCGAACTGGCCGAGGCCGGATTCGACACGCACGTCATCGACCAGCGCGATCATGTCGCCGGGCATTGCCACAGCGCGCGCGACGCCGAGACCGGCGTGATGGAACATGTCTACGGGCCGCACATCTTCCACACCAGCAACGACGCGGTCTGGCATTACCTGCAGCGCTTCGGCGAATGGATGCCCTTCGTCAATCGCGTCAAGGCGCGCACCGCACGCGGCATCTTCAGCCTGCCGATCAACCTGCACACGATCAACCAGTTCTTCGGCACCGCGATGGGGCCGGACGAGGCGCGCGCTTTCGTCGCCCGCCTCGCGGCGCGGGACATCGATGTGCCCGCGAACCTGGAAGAACAGGCGCTGAAGTTCATCGGGCGCGATCTGTACGAGGCCTTCTTCCGCGGCTACACGATCAAGCAATGGGGCTGCGATCCGACCGAGTTGCCGGCCGACATCCTCAAGCGCCTGCCGGTGCGTTTCAACTACGACGACAACTATTACGACAGTCGCCATCAGGCCTTGCCGAAACACGGCTATACCCGCGTCGTCGAGAACATCCTCGATCACCCGCGCGTCCACGTGACGCTGGCGACGCCGTGGGACGCCGCGATGCAACGCGAGTTCGCGCATGTGTTCCATTCGGGCGCGATCGACGCGTGCTTCGGATTCAGCGAAGGCCGTCTCGGCTATCGCACCATGCATTGGCAGCGCAGCGTCCATGACGGCGACTACCAGGGCACGGCCATCATCAACTGCCCGACGCTCGACGTGCCCTGGACGCGCGTGCTCGAGCATCGGCATCTGTCGCCGTGGGCGTCATGCGAGCGCTCGCTCGTCACGCACGAATTCAGCAAGGAGACCGAGGCCGGCGATCTGCCGTTCTACCCGAAGCGGCTCGCGGCCGATCGCGAACTTCTCGCCCGCTACGTCGCCAGGGTCGAGGCGCAGCGCAACATGACCTTCATCGGTCGCCTCGGCACCTATCGCTACCTCGACATGCACCAGGTCATCGCCGATGCGCTGGATCTGGCGCGTGACTGGTGCGCGGCCCATGCGCGCGGTGCGCCTCGGCCGTTGTTCTCGCGACCGCCGTTGTAG
- a CDS encoding BON domain-containing protein, with protein sequence MNMLRTTLIASAFAAILGVGNVIASEPDRSLGETIDDASITAAVKTELLADKRTEGFDINVDTRNGNVTLRGGADTLADKLAATELARKVKGVRSVDNDIVIAADGSERRQDANTATASGEVREAAEEAGDEVSDAWITGKVKSQLLADDVTPGMKIDVDTEDRIVSLKGTVPSLTARNEAIRIASHTKGVRTVDADELIVQ encoded by the coding sequence ATGAACATGCTTCGCACCACCCTGATCGCATCGGCCTTTGCTGCCATCCTGGGCGTCGGCAATGTCATCGCGAGCGAACCCGATCGTTCACTCGGGGAAACCATCGACGACGCCAGCATCACCGCTGCCGTGAAAACGGAGCTGCTCGCCGACAAGCGCACCGAAGGCTTCGACATCAATGTCGACACCCGCAACGGCAACGTCACGCTGCGCGGCGGCGCTGACACGCTGGCCGACAAGCTGGCGGCCACCGAACTGGCACGCAAGGTCAAGGGCGTGCGCTCGGTCGACAACGACATCGTGATTGCCGCAGACGGCAGCGAGCGCCGCCAGGATGCGAATACCGCGACGGCCTCCGGCGAAGTGCGGGAAGCGGCCGAGGAAGCCGGCGACGAAGTCAGCGATGCCTGGATCACCGGCAAGGTGAAGAGCCAGTTGCTCGCCGACGACGTCACCCCGGGCATGAAGATTGATGTCGATACCGAAGATCGCATCGTCAGCCTGAAGGGCACCGTGCCGTCGTTGACCGCGCGCAATGAAGCCATCCGCATCGCCAGCCACACCAAGGGCGTGCGGACGGTGGATGCCGACGAGCTGATCGTCCAGTAA
- a CDS encoding DUF1328 domain-containing protein, with the protein MLSYAITFLIIALVAAVLGFGGIAGAATGIAKILFFVFIVLFAIAAITGRKTPMP; encoded by the coding sequence ATGCTCAGTTATGCCATCACCTTCCTGATCATCGCCCTGGTTGCGGCCGTACTCGGATTCGGCGGCATCGCCGGCGCCGCAACCGGGATCGCCAAGATCCTGTTCTTCGTCTTCATCGTGTTGTTCGCGATCGCCGCCATCACCGGGCGCAAGACCCCGATGCCGTGA
- a CDS encoding AI-2E family transporter, translating to MNTQRSWLDWPRRRSEPDWMHDLPEASTSRAASASDDRLASISRSLVALLLLAALVVLWAAQALLIPLTMAALIAISLSPVVGRLSALMPRSLASFLLMAVVVMALTALLSALVEPAQSWVHDAPELLRSVTQKLKTVTSPIAEVSRAVAPLAELANGGPQVATADPANLSLVGMLKRAPELVLNAVVILLLSYFLLVHGDALLRKAVTLAPTLGRKRSVVGIVREIQHGTARYLATTVAINTGLALLTTAVLWAMGLPDPLLWGVFAGLSNFIPYVGATVVAVLLAMVGLQQADTLSQGLMPAAAFLLLTTIEGQLVTPQLLGRQLRLNPVAVLVWMMAWGWMWGLAGLLLAVPMLVCLKTVCEHVTACRWLALILEDGPRISQGRSHRSVQDATDASPQAID from the coding sequence ATGAACACGCAACGATCCTGGCTCGACTGGCCGCGGCGCCGATCCGAACCCGACTGGATGCACGACTTGCCCGAAGCGTCGACGAGCCGCGCGGCCAGCGCGAGCGATGACCGCCTCGCCAGCATCTCCCGAAGCCTCGTCGCATTGCTGCTGCTGGCGGCGCTGGTGGTGTTGTGGGCGGCGCAGGCGCTGCTGATCCCGCTCACCATGGCCGCGCTGATCGCGATCAGCCTGTCGCCGGTGGTCGGGCGCCTGTCTGCACTGATGCCGCGCAGCCTGGCCTCCTTCCTGCTGATGGCTGTGGTGGTGATGGCGCTGACCGCGCTGCTGTCGGCGCTGGTCGAGCCTGCGCAATCCTGGGTGCACGATGCGCCCGAATTGCTACGTTCGGTCACCCAGAAGCTGAAGACCGTGACCTCGCCGATCGCCGAGGTCTCGCGCGCCGTGGCGCCGCTGGCCGAACTGGCGAACGGCGGGCCGCAAGTCGCGACGGCCGACCCCGCGAACCTCAGCCTGGTGGGCATGCTGAAGCGCGCTCCGGAACTGGTGCTCAACGCCGTGGTGATCCTGCTGCTGAGCTATTTCCTGCTGGTGCATGGCGACGCGTTGCTGCGCAAGGCGGTCACGCTGGCGCCGACGCTCGGACGCAAGCGCAGCGTGGTCGGCATCGTGCGCGAGATCCAGCATGGCACCGCCCGCTATCTGGCGACCACGGTCGCGATCAACACCGGTCTCGCGCTGCTGACGACCGCCGTGCTGTGGGCGATGGGCTTGCCCGACCCTTTGCTGTGGGGCGTGTTTGCGGGACTGTCCAACTTCATTCCCTATGTCGGCGCGACCGTGGTGGCGGTATTGCTGGCGATGGTCGGACTGCAGCAGGCGGACACGCTGTCGCAAGGCCTGATGCCAGCGGCGGCCTTCCTGCTGTTGACGACGATCGAAGGGCAGCTGGTCACACCGCAACTGCTCGGTCGGCAGCTGCGCCTGAATCCGGTCGCGGTGCTGGTCTGGATGATGGCCTGGGGCTGGATGTGGGGCCTGGCCGGCCTGCTGCTGGCGGTGCCGATGCTGGTCTGCCTGAAGACGGTGTGCGAACACGTGACCGCGTGTCGCTGGCTGGCCCTGATCCTCGAAGACGGACCCCGCATTTCGCAAGGCCGCAGCCACCGCAGCGTGCAGGATGCCACCGACGCCTCGCCCCAAGCCATTGATTGA